A window of Daphnia pulicaria isolate SC F1-1A chromosome 4, SC_F0-13Bv2, whole genome shotgun sequence genomic DNA:
GGCCAGTTCCTGTGCTAAACAAAACCTGAACTATATGCGCTGTCTTTTCTGGCAGGTATACATGTTAAACAAAGACACTAAAAAGGAGATAGAAAGTTTAGTAGGATACCAGCCAGGTGAGCACTTTGGAGCTTCGCTAGCCGTATCGGATTTCACGGGTGATGGCAGGGATGACATTGTCGTGGGCGCTCCTCACCACACCGATTACAACGGTACCGAACTCAAAGTTGAAATTGGCGCCGTCTACATTTACTATCAAACATCAAAGAACACCTTTGATAGCCAAGATAGACCTCAAGAACTCAGAGGGCTAACATCCGGTAGTAGGTTCGGGTATGCTGTGGCGGCGATTGGCGATACTAATGCGGATGGATTCAACGACTTGGCTATTGGGGCACCGTACGAGAACGACGGACTTGGGACAGTTTATATTTATCAAGGGTCAGAGAACGGCCTGCGAGATAACCCTCAAATCATTTCCGGAAATATGTTTAGTCCGCATCTGAAAACGTTTGGATTTTCCATCGCGGGAGGTGATTTCGATGGGAACAAATATAGTGATGTAATCATCGGTGCCTACGAGTCTGCCGCTGTTGTTTACATCCCCGCTCGTCCAATTGCCAAAATAACCAGCGACCTAAATTTCGTCTCCAAAATCATTAAACTACAGCAGACGAGTAAATGCTCCATCACTAATTCCACCGATGGTGTAACCACGATCCCGGTAGCTTGCGAAGACATCAGCTTCTGTATAACATACTCCGGTTCGagtgtcgagaaagaaatggaatttcGGGTCTCAATAGTACTGGATTTCAACGCCGAAAAGGACAACAGTCGAATCTTATTCTTAGAAAACAATCGCAATCAATTATTTCGAGAATTGAATTTTACGTCAGGATCGAAGAAATGTCTAACTAATACCATCTACGCCATACCTGGCATCCAAGATTTCGCTTCAACCGCCCAAGCGAAAATGACTATTGAGCCGGttgacaaaacaacaaaacctaATCGGTTGTTGCCTATCTTCTCCAAGGAAAATAGCAACATCATTAGCACCAACTCACTCACTTTCATGATTGACAGTAAAGCAAACGCGGTTGTCGATGCTATTCCATGGTGGGTTTATGTTGCCAGTGGCTTGGGAGCCTTTCTCATACTCGCAATCATTACGGGCATTTTGTACAAGGTAAAACGattcaaacaaatttattcagtcgttcaaaataaatcacgactttttttttttttttacagttgggatttttcaaaaggaaaaagccaCCCACCCAACAAACCGATGGAGAAGAATTGACAAAGGCCGACGATTCACAAAAGGAAACTAATTCTTGATAAAGAGGCTCATAGCtttattctttaatttcagTTAAGAATTTTATcgctttaatttcattttctataaagtttgttattgatgtTGATCCAATAGTGGAAAAAAGTACACGGTTAAGCTTATGTAATCTCGAAAAATATGACGTCTTTAGTAGCGATAAcgatcaaaaataaataaatggagTTGCGTTAATATCGctactattaaaaaaaaatgacagcgCGCTATCACTGAAgatgaaattaaacaaataaccAAGATACCAGCAGATTTGGTTAGCGAGGTATTTCCAACAGGAATATTAGTAGACTACGCAGTTGTACTTTAGAGTTTCAACTTTCTGAAGTTATTAACAAAATGaggctttatttttttactgttgcTTTCGTTCTCGTTGTTTACATTTCATCTTCATTCGGCAATCGGGTCGATTATACTGGGTAAGCAGTACAAAATTCGgaacaatttttcattttttaattcgttACAAAAAGTCATAAGGTAGTTCGATCCCGAGCAGCAAATGTAGTTCAACTGAGCTATTTGCGGAACTTGCAAAATTTGGATGAAACCTTAGACTTTTGGTCGGAGCCGTTTCATGTCGGTCAGCCAGTGGATATCCATGTCACTCCAGCTAATTACGACAATTTAGCGCATTCGTTGAAATCGGCCGGAATACAACACCACATAAAAGTCGAAGACCTCGGACGAGCTATAGAAGAAGAGCGCACAAGTATTGAACTCCGTCGGGAACTcaccaaaaatcaaaaagcttTCGATTTTGAAAATTACCACACTTACGAGGAGgtaaaacaataaattattcATCTTGTAATAAAAGGTCGTTATATCATAATTTTTTGCTATAGATTGTTAGCTATCTGGAAAACCTGGCCTTGGAAAATCCTCTCGTTTCTGTTTCGTCTATCGGCGGGACTTACGAGAATCGTAGTTTAACTATGGCTACCATTAGCACTGGAAGTAATCCAGAGAAACAAGTGATCGTTTTCGAATGcgcagttcacgccagagaatgggCCGCCCCGTCCACCTGCCTTTGGTTTATAAACGAAGTAAGATACTTCTGaatagtttctttttccatctgaTTTATAAaagcgaatttttaaaaatatttgtatgATTTTATAGTTAGCTACTAAATACGGAAGCGATAGCGAAATTACTCGTTTGGTTGACGGATTCGATTGGAAAATTACGCCGGTAACTAATCCTGATGGCTACACTTACTCGTGGACTACGGTATGTACAGCGATTACATTAAGTTTAATTGAAAGAACAATTTCTAATAAGAAACCTGCGACAGGATCGTTTATGGCGGAAAAATCGCATGCCGACCGGCACCTGCTTTGGCGTCGACATTAACCGAAATTTTGACACAAACTTTGGTGGAGCTGGATCGTCAGATGTACCCTGCATTGATACATATCACGGCCCCAACAGTTTCTCTGAAGCAGAATCAAGCGCTGTCAGGGATGTGTTAATAGCCAATCGACCTCGAGTAAAGGCTGCCATATCAATTCACACCTACTCTCAACTCGTACGTGAATATGTTTAAAGAATTTACTACTCTATGGAAACTGTTTTCATCTTGTTCCATTTTCTGGGATAATCGACGATCCTGCAATGATCTACTTAAAGTGGATGTCACCTTACGGCTATACTTATGATCTACCAGCAGAGTATGACGAAATGGTAATCGATTGCTTGAAAAcacttattaaaaaagaaactgattgACTTTCTATTCTGTTTGTTACGTACTAGTTGCGCGTAATGTCCATTGGAGTCCAAGCTCTTCAAAATACTTACGGAACTCAGTATCAATATGGAAATCATGCCGACACAATATGTACAACCAAATATTCTAGACTTTTCTGCCAACGATTCTAGCTTCTTATAAAAATTTGACCTATTTATTGCAGATATTGCATCTGGAACGACGTTAGATCACGCTTACACAGCAGAGGGTATCTTATATGCCTATCTTCTCGAATTGCGAGACACGGGAGAATTCGGTTTTGAATTGCCTGCATCACAAATCATGGAAACAGCTATTGAAacatggaatggaattaaagcTATGGCCCTTGAAATCCTTTAGATTATATCCGATTATATCATTGCTTTGTAACACATGGCAGCATAATAAATCAATAGCAGACTACCTGATTCTTTTATTATGCTGCAGAATATTGACGAACAGCATATTCCTGCCCTTATCTACTATATATTGCCCGTTCTAACCTCTACTACGAATTCAAAACATTCCCCCGGCGATTATAATGAAAGCAGCGTATTGCTGATATCTTGCCACGTCTTAATTTACAGTAACTATGAAGTAGAAAGCACTTACCATGGGAAAGAGTTCAAATGGCATCAAAGTCAGCAGCAGTTGAGGTGGGCTACTCATTGGGATGAAAATGAATTGATGTTAAAAATGTCGTGCTGGCAATTTTACACTCAGTACCTCGATGAGTCTAATCGATCAGTGAGAAAATAAGAGTTTGTTCACTGTTCACTTGTAAGTTTAAGACTATTAAGTTTTAGCACGTTTGGCACGTTTGTTTTGtcgatttttgcttttttttgttaaagaaacgaagtattgaaatcggcgtttttcaacaacgttgcaattttttattagaagatattttgttttgaaattccgaattatttattcattttttgtttttcttgcctAGTTACATAATAAAAACATTAACGTATAGAGCTATAAAAGAAATGTGACAAAAAGTTGTGGTGTTTTGCCAATACAATCTTACAACAAAACCCACCAGGCTTACACCTGTAACAGCTTTGCAGAACAATAATATCGATCATGTTTAGGAAATGTTTTCCTACAACATGCGGTTGACTAATCATTTTGTCAACACGCACCTTTCTTTTTGGGCCTtggtttccctcctttttttccgcgCTTTGCGTGAGCTGGTTTCGATGAAAATCCACGAAAATATAGCAAGTCCTGTACGTTGTGGCAAGTGGCGTATGCATTAGCCAACGCTGCTACGCTGAGGATGTCACTCTCCAAGTTAACTTTCATGGAAAAATAGGAGAATAAAACATAATATAGATTATAAAGTTATAAATTCTATCAAACgaatattaaatatttatgTATTATTGGACGCAGACATTGTAGCTCTAGATATCATCGCTTTGTCAATGCCATCACTGAGTCACTCTTGACGCAAATGCCACATGTGATTCACTAGAATGATATATAGATTCAAGTTCTGTTGGTAGGGGAACAGAGAAAGTAATATAAGCCCTACGCCTTATACTTCCACTCCTCCCGATTGGTACAGCCAGGTACGTGGTATTGACCCTTCATGTTATGACACATATAGGTTCCTTTGTTACCTTGCTGTGCGTTGCTGGGCTGGAGCGATTGTGGTGGAACGTTCCGTCTGGGCTTCTCATATATATTCAACACCACACGACAATAACTAATTAAAAGTTGGAGGTTCAATCAATCTTCTTACCTATTTTTTCGGTCGGTGGTGTTTTAGGTCTGGAAACTTGCTGCGCGAAAGCCGTGAGAATTGCGGAACAGGACAACATCGggacgatttaaaaaatgaacctTTCAAGCTCAACCATATCAAAGGTGTGCCGAGGCAACtacgaaaaataattcatatcGACAATTTCACGGCGTGCAGCGCTTGCGTGTAAAGAAAGACAACTTCTCCTATACTTTTCTTATATTACACTACGTGTATTTTCCATTTATTATACCTATGTAAGAAATGGCGAACTCTACTTTAACTTTTACACTACGTCGTAATTTGACTACTCAACGTAAATTGCCTTTTAAAAATCGTATAGATAGTCGATAAGATTCCACATGTTCTCaaagatgaaaaacaaaaatgagacGGCATAACCAAAAACAAGAATGACGAATGAACTACTAACATGATTCAAAGTAAAAATAGGGGGACGGCTTCGAACTTTCTTTTTAAGCAACAGGCAGCGATTGCTCTGCAGAACAATTTTCGTCTGGAAATGAATAATGAATCCATACTGTTGCATCAACAATATCCTTAATATGAGAATTTTAAGtattattcaaaagttattaaaaattttagaatttcaAGTACTTACTGTCGATCAAATGCATCTTTAAACGGACTTTTCTTTGGCAAAAAGTATGCGAAAGCACGAGgataaaatgtttgtttaGCCAAAGTTACACGACAACTGTTGTGTTCCTTGCGATCGTTTTCCATCAGCGACAAAAGGGACATTCGTGGCTAAAAATACGTATTCAGATATGCTGATTACAGTGGCAGCTCCAATCTACTTGCTGAAATTTTGTACTTTTGTATTTTGGCCTACCTCTAAAAATCCATATTTTCCTTCGACTGCACGTTGAACACCAATTAAAGTGTTGGCTACTAAAGTTTCATTTGGGTATTTGCGAAAGGTGTCGCCGATTAGTTTATAGGTACCATTTTTGGCATTCTGAATAAAGATATAAAAACCGTTACCCTGATATCAATGTTTGGAATATCTTAAATCTCAAACCAGCATGATATCATCGACTGCGGTACTCTTAATCGTGACCGGCTTGATGGTGGAGCTCGTAGCTAATTCATCTAAAGTGTTTATTATAGGAACGTAGTTGGGAACAGCTAACAAAGCCGTAAGCACCCCAGTGTAAACGTATATGAATACTACCATCGTTAAACACCATGTGGCCGCTATTaaggaaatgaaacaaaaaaatagataatattttaaatgacaAAGATTCAAGAAATCGTATAAATTAAACTGTTTCACCTGCAAGACGCAAACCCAAGCGATTTTCATTATATCCAACACCTTTTATGCATGAGGAAAAACAATTATAATTAACATTAAAGTAAATTACTCCAACTATTTTCAAACtagaattaaaacaaaaaatactaaataaaataaataatctaaacatttatttcaatatGCACTTGGAAGCGAAAAAATCTGGCAGCGGTGCGTTGCTATGACGATCGTTTGTTTATTGAATAAACACACAATTGACACAAACAACTGATTTTACTCGAAACTTATTTCTTAGTCTAGTTCTAGCCTAATAAGTCCATAGTTGAAACCggcaaaatgtttaaaaacacCTTTCAAAGTGGATTTCTATCCGTTCTTTATAGCATTGGAAGTAAACCTCTGCAGCTCTGGGACAAAATCGTACGAAACGGTCATATCAAGCGAATAACTGACAACGAtattcaggtaaaaaaaaaaaaaaaacagtttaaaGCAGCGTTAAACTTAGAAATTAACTGGTTTTTTTATGAATATGAAGTCCCTTGTCTTAGAAATTGTTGGAACTAATGTTTCAACAACATACATTACATGCCCTGCTGATCCAAAGAAAACTCTTGGAATCAAACTTCCATATCTTGTTATGATTgtcaaaaacatgaaaaagtaTTTCACTTTTGAAGTTCAGGTTAGTGATATATAATTCACATGCATTGATCTTTAATAATTACTTAGTTTGCAAACATTTTAGATTCTAGATGATAAAAATGTGAGACGTAGATTCAGAGCAAGCAACTATCAATCAACTACAAGAGTGAAACCTTTCATTTGCACTATGCCTATGCGGCTTGATGAAGGATGGAACCAGATCCAATTTAATTTAGCTGACTTTACAAGGCGTGCTTACGGAACAAACTACGTCGAAACTTTAAGGATTCAAATTCATGCAAATTGCAGAATTCGTCGCATTTACTTTTCTGACAGACTCTATTCTGAAGATGAATTACCTGCTGAATTCAAACTCTATTTACCTGTTCAAGCTAAGGCAAAAGTGTAAATGTGGTGACTTATGATGTATGctcatctttatttttttcctgcaATTAAAACCACTTTTTCTATGCACCATTATTTTGGTCTCAATGACTTTTTAGTTTTCAAGCTATAGCTTACTTTAATAGTTATTAATtacagagtttttttttaaatgttacctTGACCAGTAATGATGCCTACAACCCACATTGCATGGtctccaaatttttttctgctcgaatTTATCTTTCCTTCAATtaataaagtaaagtaaaccAGAAAGGTGGAGGAGATGAAAGCTATCCACACCTACAGAATGAAATATTAATTACTTCAATTAAtgttaataaaatgaaaataacctCTATGCTGAATGGTAGAAAGGCCGCCATGATTTTTGAAGTTTCATCTGGAAAAGGAATCAGTATTCCTGTAACATCGTAAATCACAGGGACACTGAAATCGACTGCGGTGTATCGCGCGTAAGTTATGGCATTCAAACTAGCCCCCATATCAGCTTCcttaatgataaaaaatctgtagtaaaagaatttcttactggatatttaaaaaaattttacttttcgcAGAAGCTGCCCAACGATTCCATCCCATTGCCCATTTTTGAAACCTCCAAACAGAAAATCAGGCGGGTGCGTTATAGTCAAACTAAAGcggatatttttttgtaaaaaagatATCCCTTTGATATTAAGAAATTAAGCATACGAAAATTGAAGACGCGCGGCCAGCAGATTTAAGGTATCGCTTGCAATCAAAGCATTGTAACTGCTTTTAATTCCAGGAATTTCTACAAATGGTGGCTTTACAAAGTTATTAATGGTAAAGAAACATTTCTAAATATGTTTCAATTATAAGACTTACTTCAGGTGACGTTGCCAACAAATGAGAAGGTAGCGGCAGCTGGTTTGCCGTAACAGTGACGAGActtataaaaagaataaatatacGTTTAAGTGTAAACATTATAAAGGACTTCCAACAGTTCGTCTTCGAATAGTCCTTGCGCTTCACAGACTAAAAATGTTCTTTCTCGAAGTAAGGGTTTGTACCGAGATTTATACCGAAAATTCTAAAGATTTTCAGTTAGGTTAGGAGCAAAACTGAATATTCATATTAAATTAAACAATCTATATTTGGTGAATCTTATTGAAATATTCATGAAAAATGAATCGGATATCAGGCGGTTAGACGGCGTTTGTCGATTGTCTTTTGAAATGTGGGATTGAGCCGAAACGGgggaaattaaattattcataTTTAATCGTTTCATTTGATTTATGCATGATTTAGCATGAATTTAGTTGGCAGTAAAAGCCGTTTTCCAAAATCAAATATTGGGCGCACACAAATCAAAAGTTTTGTTGGATTGGTTCAGTTTcatgaataacaaaaattttcttgCGAATAACCATAGTAACGTAGGCAAACAGGAATCAAGCTAGCCTGGACCATTTTTCGAACGAAATTCAGAAACTTGGATTCGATCCAAATTTTGTTGGCAGACTAATAAAATATCCCCCCCTCCCCGACTATCTCTGTtcgtttcaaaattcaaactgaACAGATATTTTCCATAactagaagaaaataaattaaaaataaattaattagaagtgtttcttattttctaaataaaaagaaggaatTTCCTAATTAGAGATTTAATTAGTTGGAATTTGGGTCAAAAATAATTACTAATGAACTTTTGgcaatcaattcaattcactGTATGCGTATGCCTGTCAATGTCGCCAGGCCCGGATATGTCACGACACATGTTTGCTCAAATCACGCTCGAGATTCGGGAAGGGATTTGACTTTCAAGATTTAATTAGTCATAATCCACACAGTCTCTTACGTAGTGGTAGCCTTGTTATTAGTTTGCAAGTTTCTACTAGGAAGAATGGATTCTCTAAAAAACGGATGGTTTAGTGAATTGAGCCCCTTGTGGCCTGGCCAATGTATTTCTTTGGAAGTAGAAGAAGTCCTTCACCAGGaaaaatcagaatttcaagatATTTTGGTCTTGAAATCGTAAGTATGTTTATtgtaaaaaatcagaaattcatttttaaagtttaaataatTTGCTTAGGAAAACCTATGGCAAAGTTCTAGTACTAGACGGTGTAATTCAGTGTACCGAATTGGATGAATTTTCGTACcaagaaatgatttcatttttgccaATCACTTGCCATCCCAATCCCCAAAAGGTATTCATTCTTTAACATAAAAGAGAAGCATTCAAAGAAAATGAGTTGTAATGCTTACCTTTATGCAGGTCTTAATTGTAGGTGGTGGAGATGGAGGAGTTGCACGTGAACTAGTGAAGCATCCTCTTGTGCAGTCTGTTGTTCAGTGTGAAATAGATGAAAGAGTAGTTGaagtttctaaaaaatttcttccatTTATGGCCAAAGGATTTGAGGATTCTAAAGTCACTCTTCATATTGGGGATGGatttgaatttattaaaaatcatCCTGCTGAATTTGATGTTATCATCACAGACTCATCAGATCCCATAGGTGCCATATGCTTAacatttaaatcttttaaaagattttacataatttttattttatttttttcataggGCCAGCTGCTTCTCTGTTTCAAGAGagttattttcaacttttgtgCCAAGCCTTGAAGCCAGGAGGAATTGTTTGCTCTCAGGGAGAAAATGCTTGGTTTCATAGTCATTTGATTGCTCCATTATTAAAAAGTTGCACTGAATTGTTTCCTGTTGTGGATTATGCCTATACTTGCATACCAACATATCCAGGTGGCCAAATTGGATTCATATTGTGCAGTACAAATCCTGTAAGtagtttttttctcaaaaaacaaaacaaaaatactgtTTACTTCAtgcaagttttgttttcacaacccgtattttttctttctaaggaGACACAATTTCGAACTCCGATTCATCAATTATCCGAAGCTGAATGTGAGAAAATGCAACTACGCTATTACTCTTCAGAAATGCATTCAGCAGCTTTTGTTGTACCTCGTTTCGCTCGAAAAGCACTCATCAGTTTGCCTAAAGctaatgaaaaagaaacacattaAAGTAATTCCAAAATACCTTGAATTTAGTTGATGGGTCTAAATTTTTCGCACACTACTCTGGGGAATTAGTTTTTTACTTATATTGGCAACTGCAACGTTTCCAAAACAGTTCGTAGTTTCGTACATTCTGTAAAAAAGTTGCTAAGCTAACTCATATACGCTGATATGTTCATTTATAATAATTTTCTGCTTGgtactaaacaaaaaatacttaCTGCCGCTTTTTACTCTATGTCTCTTCTCTTTACTGCTAAAGATGACAGTTTAAATAATGAATGATAGTAGCTCGTCCATCGAGCCAAGCAAAATTCTATTTACACCAAAGGCGAATTCAATGACAACACAGGTGAAAACAGAATTGAAAGAAGAGGTATTTGAATCGAGGAGCAATCAAGAGAAAACATACGCCAAGATCCTAGAAGACAGATCAAGTTTGATGGAGGAAAAGTGGTGGAAAGAAATGTTtggggattgggagggtatgagagaaatttttaaatgttcgaATCAGTTGCTATAAGATAACCCTTTTTCGTACGATTGACTTATCTTATTTCTTAATTACTGCAAATTAAACCTAGGTGTCTTAAGGAATACTTAGCATACATTGGGAAAGACCCCGTAAAAGATAGATCGGCAAGTACAACGAAATAATGGGTGCAGGAAAATCATATAGAAGGCCATTTTCTTGAATTCAGCGATATCAGCCATATAATTTCTTTCCCGGCTTTCTTTGGTATCGACCGTGAAAAgtgagaaaagaggaaaagaaatattgcTGCCCCAaacacaattgaaaaaaaaaaaaaaaaaaaaactaaattaacgGAACATGAACCGGAATAAATCAACAAGAAGTACCAGCTGACTGTTATACTGTAGTGGGGATATCTGCGGTTGGATAAAGAGGATCACTGGATATTTGCTAGCTATTGTAACTTAGGGATTGCCGTTTTCAAGTGCCGTGCAGTGTTTTGCTGTGATTCCTTGAAATAGAAAAGCAATGGCCCCAAAAGTGCGTGCATTAAATATAGGCGAAAACATTCTTTTAACGGAACGTTCTTGACGCTGCGATTTCCTGAAGACTTAACCGCACCGACGATTTACCAAATACCTTTAACCAATGTGTAGGATGGAAATCAATTACGAGTATGCGTTGAGGCTGCTTATCAGAACATGCAAAACAAACGTTTAGCTATCATTTCTCGGTTGAGCTCCGGCACTTAGGATGCGTTTGGGGACAGCCATTGAAGGTGCCACGATTGCCGTTGGCTGATTAGTTGCTTGCTGGTGAGGATGCTGACCAGCGCGAATCGGTTTAGCGATTTGAGCAGCATGACCTCGACGAGccaagttcttttgtcggacTGCTTCCTTGATGCGATCTACCTCATACTGATAGCGTTTTCTATCACGCATAGCACCTTCCTTCGCTTCTTTGAGAGCTGCTTCCAACACCTTTACTCGTTCCATCGTTGCTCGAAGACGTTTTTCAAGTTTGGGCAATTCACAACGTAAATCAGCGTTATCTCTAAcctgaaataaataatgaaaaaaaaaaaaaaaaacaccgtaAGGTTAAAGATTTTGATAAGCTGAAGGAGGAAACCACTTACCAGTTGCTTGTGAACTTTAGTCAATTGGTCTAGATTATTCTCCAAGAAACTGATCTTTTGTTTCTGTGCCAGGGAACCGCCTCCATCTTCCGGTTCCTCCCCACTCAATGATTTTTTAACGCGCGATTGTAGATCTTGCACAAAGAGCTTGCGCAAATTATGTAATGTTTGAAGTTCTTTGGCAACCGTCTCTTCCAAACCCTAAATAGAAAATTGTATAAATCAAACTATATTAGAACATgtagcagaaaagaaaaatgttacctTCAAATCTTGTCTAGCTTGTTCACGACGCTCATTTGCACCGAGAAGCTCGTGAAGTTTGTGACTCTTATCCGATTCCTCTTGTTTAAGCCGTTCATGGTCACGAACAAGTTGCTCGTGGATGAGCGTCAGTTCTCGTTTGGAATCGCGCAAGTCTTCGAtgactgtttgtttgtccgtGATCTCATCACGCAACATTGCCACCTATAAAAATTACGGAAacgtattatttattttaaagaatttttttacttcaaaataTTAGACTTACCTGTTTCTGATGAGCTTCTCTGTGTTGATCTAGTTGTTGCTCAAGCGCTCCCTTGATCAAAAGAGCTTGCTCTTGTTCAGCTGCCTTGTCTATAGTGGATACGGCTTGCATTTGTTCGGCAGCTTTAAGTTTAGCACACTCTTCGTTCAAGGAATCCACTGCTTCCTCAAGATTACGCTTCTTGTTTTCTACCTCCTAAAATGTACAAAACGAGGCTGAATCTAACGAAACTAGATTTAATATATTCAAGCGGCAAACCTTCATGTTCTCTTGAAGCGCTTTCATTTTCGCTTCATGTTGGGTTATCAAGAGACGCAAATCCACCAGTTCACGTTCCGATTCGTCCATCTTTTTGGAAGATTCACTTTGGGAAGATTCTAAAGTCTGGCAGCGTTGAACAAGGTTTTTCACCTCCGATTTCATCTTGGATACATATATTCTAGCCATAGTGAACTCCTCCTCTGACTTGCTACTATTAGAATCAAATGGTTGCAGCGAAGACTTTAAATCAGCCCCAAATGCCACGCCCATCTCATTCAAATCTTTGAATAAACTAGTTAACAAGTCGTTGAGTTTTCGACGCTGATGGGCAGATGTGTCTTTCACCTTTAAAAAGCAATATGAGCATGacgtaaataaaaatcaaatattacGAAAATGTGGCGCACCTGTGCTAGTTCAGACATAGTGCTGTTAAGCTGGCTTTGACGTTGAGATAACTCTTCAGTGACTGTTTCATTGTCGCGGTTCTTAGCTTCCACTTCCTGAGACTTCTGATCGTAATTAACTGCCAATTCTTCTAAAGCCTTGACAGATAGAAAAGTTTAGTATTGGGGAGAACGTGGAGGGGATGAAAGTGACATACTTGCAAAACTTCTttgacttcttcttttgctgatTCGTTTTCAGCCTGGATGCGGTTCATTTCTTGTTGTAGCGATTCATAATCTCTGCGGGTAGCACCAATAAGTTCCTCCTGTTCCATCATTTGTTCCTTAAGCTTTTCCACTAACTGACTTTGCtgatttatttcttcatcctatagggatttttaaaaatttagttcgGTGTACTGAAAAACTTGGACAACAAACCAACCTTATCATCCAACTGTTGGTACAGTCTTTCACGCTCAGAATCCCAATCAGCTCGAACGGCAGGGGCAGCAAGAACAGGTGGCAAAACGGGAGCAACCGGTGCCACAGGAGTCAGGTCAACACTGATGGTAGATACGTCCATAGCATCTCGAAGATTAACCTAAATAAAACCAAAGATCAGGATTGTTGATCTAGTAAT
This region includes:
- the LOC124338165 gene encoding glutamate receptor ionotropic, delta-1-like, giving the protein MFTLKRIFILFISLVTVTANQLPLPSHLLATSPEPPFVEIPGIKSSYNALIASDTLNLLAARLQFSLTITHPPDFLFGGFKNGQWDGIVGQLLRKEADMGASLNAITYARYTAVDFSVPVIYDVTGILIPFPDETSKIMAAFLPFSIEVWIAFISSTFLVYFTLLIEGKINSSRKKFGDHAMWVVGIITGQGVGYNENRLGLRLAAATWCLTMVVFIYVYTGVLTALLAVPNYVPIINTLDELATSSTIKPVTIKSTAVDDIMLNAKNGTYKLIGDTFRKYPNETLVANTLIGVQRAVEGKYGFLEPRMSLLSLMENDRKEHNSCRVTLAKQTFYPRAFAYFLPKKSPFKDAFDRQILLMQQYGFIIHFQTKIVLQSNRCLLLKKKVRSRPPIFTLNHVSSSFVILVFGYAVSFLFFIFENMWNLIDYLYDF
- the LOC124338166 gene encoding cilia- and flagella-associated protein 20, which codes for MFKNTFQSGFLSVLYSIGSKPLQLWDKIVRNGHIKRITDNDIQSLVLEIVGTNVSTTYITCPADPKKTLGIKLPYLVMIVKNMKKYFTFEVQILDDKNVRRRFRASNYQSTTRVKPFICTMPMRLDEGWNQIQFNLADFTRRAYGTNYVETLRIQIHANCRIRRIYFSDRLYSEDELPAEFKLYLPVQAKAKV
- the LOC124335832 gene encoding spermidine synthase-like; the encoded protein is MDSLKNGWFSELSPLWPGQCISLEVEEVLHQEKSEFQDILVLKSKTYGKVLVLDGVIQCTELDEFSYQEMISFLPITCHPNPQKVLIVGGGDGGVARELVKHPLVQSVVQCEIDERVVEVSKKFLPFMAKGFEDSKVTLHIGDGFEFIKNHPAEFDVIITDSSDPIGPAASLFQESYFQLLCQALKPGGIVCSQGENAWFHSHLIAPLLKSCTELFPVVDYAYTCIPTYPGGQIGFILCSTNPETQFRTPIHQLSEAECEKMQLRYYSSEMHSAAFVVPRFARKALISLPKANEKETH
- the LOC124335829 gene encoding kinesin heavy chain-like; amino-acid sequence: MSAEREAPGEDSIRVVCRFRPLNDAEERAGSKFVVKFPPGTDDQCINLGGKVYMFDKVFKPNASQEKVYNEAAKSIVKDVLMGYNGTIFAYGQTSSGKTHTMEGVMGDPHLQGIIPRIVNDIFNHIYAMEENLEFHIKVSYFEIYMDKIRDLLDVSKVNLSVHEDKNRIPYVKGVTERFVTSPEEVFEVIEEGKANRHIAVTNMNEHSSRSHSVFLINVKQENLENQKKLSGKLYLVDLAGSEKVSKTGAEGTVLDEAKNINKSLSALGNVISALADGNKSHIPYRDSKLTRILQESLGGNARTTIVTCCSPASFNESETKTTLDFGRRAKTIKNAVTVNEELTAEEWKRRFEKEREKAQRYKTKLEIAEAELTRWRSGESVGQEEQVNLRDAMDVSTISVDLTPVAPVAPVLPPVLAAPAVRADWDSERERLYQQLDDKDEEINQQSQLVEKLKEQMMEQEELIGATRRDYESLQQEMNRIQAENESAKEEVKEVLQALEELAVNYDQKSQEVEAKNRDNETVTEELSQRQSQLNSTMSELAQVKDTSAHQRRKLNDLLTSLFKDLNEMGVAFGADLKSSLQPFDSNSSKSEEEFTMARIYVSKMKSEVKNLVQRCQTLESSQSESSKKMDESERELVDLRLLITQHEAKMKALQENMKEVENKKRNLEEAVDSLNEECAKLKAAEQMQAVSTIDKAAEQEQALLIKGALEQQLDQHREAHQKQVAMLRDEITDKQTVIEDLRDSKRELTLIHEQLVRDHERLKQEESDKSHKLHELLGANERREQARQDLKGLEETVAKELQTLHNLRKLFVQDLQSRVKKSLSGEEPEDGGGSLAQKQKISFLENNLDQLTKVHKQLVRDNADLRCELPKLEKRLRATMERVKVLEAALKEAKEGAMRDRKRYQYEVDRIKEAVRQKNLARRGHAAQIAKPIRAGQHPHQQATNQPTAIVAPSMAVPKRILSAGAQPRNDS